ATGAATGCTTTGCAATTACACTGAATACTGGATTGcaattacaattaataGTGCTTTGCCTGACAAGAGGTAGTAAGTAGAGGATGTTTTGAGTTGGATAAAAGCAAGCTGTAAGAGTGATGGGAAAAGTCTAGTGGTCAAAGAAAGACCCAGCGTATATTTCATTCGATATGCAAGTTGCTATGTTGTGGATCATGGTCTCGTGTTGGTATATCACAGTCCATGCTCATGAGTTTATtatagatattaaaaaaccCATTCCGTGGTTTCTAGAATCACATATAAAGCCACATTTGAAGAAGCATATGAGCATAGGATCGATGGATAGTTGGTTAGTAGAGATCCCCACAAACCTCATCGATAAGTTTATGGATCTGTCGCATTATTTGGATATTACCCCCAACGTGGAGGTGATGGCCTTTGAAGATATGCAGATTGATTTCAAAGACAAATATAGAGATGTTAATAAGGATGGAGGCGATTGTGAGGAGGAGAAATGcaatgaagaagaagaagaagaggagGAATGGTGTGAAGAATATGATGACggtgatgaagaagaagaggagGAAGGAGAATTTGGACACGAAAAGTATTCAACCCAATTCAATGCTCCAAGACATTTATCACGAGCCTCAAGAATCACAAAATTGCCCACTGCCAGTAATTTTACATATaactattattatccaAGAGATTATCAAGGAGCTAATGTAACTGTTTATGTTTTGGATTCTGGAATACGTATGGATCATCCTGAATTTGAAGGACGGATCCTTGAAGCTTATGATTTTACAGATTCCGGGGTTGGTGATAATTATGGTCATGGTACAAGTGTTGCAGGGATCATTGGATCCAAAACATATGGGGTAGCTAAAAACGTTAATCTCATAGATATAAAagttttgaataataaggGTAAGGGGAATGTTTTCAGTATTTTGCAAGGTTTACAATTCATTACAAAACATTGTGAAGAAAATACAAACGGTAATTGTATCATTAATGCTTCTTTAGGTGCTatcaatattcaaatattgaataagGCATTTGAAGAAGTTCATAACGCAGGTATACCTGTTATTTGTGCGGCAGGTAATAATGCAGTCAACGCTTGTTGGATTACACCTGCTGGTTCGAAAGGTGTATTCACAGTAGGTTCATTTGATGATAGAGATGATACAATTGCCACTTTCTCCAATTGGGGTCGTTGTGTTGATATGATGGCACCGGGTGTATATGTGAGAACTTTATTATATACAAATCAAAAGGGAAGTAGAGAAAGTTCAGGTACTTCTGTCTCGACACCAATTGTTACGGGTCTAGCGGCTATATTATTGTCTAAGGGAGTCCCCAAGGAAAATCTTTACGATGAGATTAGAAAAATGGGGTCTAGAGatttattaagaaataaagaattttcaaGGTTACCAGGAACtccaaatttaattgtaaatatagGTCCCCAAAAGGAAGATGATGTTTATCCAGATGACGCTTACATAGATGAGGAAAGACGTTACACTACACCTGCCACATTTGTCGATAcattaaatcaaaagaaaagaattcATTTTACAGATAATTATGATTTAGTAATGagtaaattcaaatttaaaatgcaagatttaaaactaaatcatttgaaaaaaattataatataaatttaaagtttcATTTGTCATcgttttgttttaattcataTATAGTACAATACATAATAATACTCCTTTCTATTTTTAcacattttattttattatcaaaattttattattcgtCAAACTTTTTGTTTCTTAGTAGAAGGTTTTTTAACTTCAGATTCATTCATTGTTTGtctctttaaattttgagaTTGGCGTGATTTTTCATCTGCAGCaatcttttttaatttttttcctcTTTTCGACATTCTTCTAAATAATCAGTAGGatcatttattaattcacCTTTATCATCGATTTGTTCTTTAACATAATTAATCTCTTTAGATGTCTTGCATCGTGTaaataattggaaaaatttagatttacCAGGAACAATTCTAGTCAacatatattttgtattgCCTACATGATTATCAAACTGTTCTGCAATGGAAAGATATTCTTTACATGTTAAAAACCATGGTAATGGAGTTTCATTGAAAACTGATGGGTTAGATTCGGCATTTTCTGCAATCATACCACCTAATTCATTACCAAATCCTAGCTCTTGACGaagattttcaaaatgAGTTCTATTAGATATAGCACCATTCATTATTAGTGATacattgttttttttacaaattttatttattgtcTGTAAATAATCTCTAATTGGTGCTTCTCTATTACGCATAGGAGTTGTACGACAATGAACAGTAAGATTAGCTATCCCAGTTTgacaaattttttcaactaATTCAATAGTGGATTGTTCATCTTCTAATATTCTAATCTTCACACTGATTGGTTTATTATATGGTTTACCAACTTTTTCAACTAATTCACTTAATATAGAACATAATTTTTCTGGTGTTTTCAATAGAGCTGCACCCATTCCTGAATGGATAGAAAAATGTTTGGGGCAGCCTGcattaatatcaataccATCAACTTCATTTATAACTATTTTAGCTGCTTCTACAGCAAGAGTTGGATCTGAAGTACccatttgaaaaatcaatttatttttctctaaCTTTGGATAAGTTCTAAAGACGACTGTAGATGGTTTCTTATCATTAGAAGATGGGATAACAAAATCAATAGTGTTCAATTTCGTATTAGTTTCTTTTTGGCATTGGATTAACTTTTTATCTACTATTTCTGGTGACCAAACAAGATCAGCCCCATGTTTTAATGCTAATAGTCTTGTAGGTAATTCCCCTGCTCGTACCATAGGAGCAAGCACCAGCTTCCCAGCATATGTAACCATTTTatattgttaaaaaaaaaaacttgaATGAGTTAGTTAATGATTTATAtactaaataataagtttaTCGAAGCTTATCAGGTTtgtcttttaaaaaaatttactaagttttaaaacttttcaAGCTCATCGcttattaaatttgatgaTTCGCTTTTCTGGAACgttataatacaaatactaGAATGACAGAAAAATACAACCAATTTAGCAGGtaatatgaaaataaacgtttgaaaagagaaaattaatttttatagatATAATATGACTATAAACgtttattctattatttttttagttttatatataagcATTTACTTTTAATCGGGACGAGTATAGATAAATCTCAACAAAACTTCAGCaaccaaaatattttacatcCACAAATCTTTTCAATGCCCATTGTTTATTACCATCATGGATATCTTTGTTGGATACTAAATGAGcaacaaatatattaattttgtcACCAAATGCATTTAATATCCGTTTAATCCCAACTTCAGTGGCCATATAAAGTACAATGGTGATATTCTCTATTTTAACATCATGATCCAATAATACACGAATTGCCATAATTATTGATGTTCCTGTAATAATCTGTGATTCCATTAAATAAACTTGTTTAAATTGGCTTATGTTAGGTGCTAGATATTCACAATGTAATTGCGGTTCACCAGTTTTAGAATCCGATtgaatcaatattttacttACAGAAATATTTGggattgttttttttaaagaatgcATAAAGCAATCTCCAGAAGGAATAATATTAACTGCAGTAATTTGATCGAATCTACAAAGAATTTGATCAGCTAGTTGATGGCCATTTTGAGTCTCAATAGATACTTTAGATGTATATGACATATGATCTAATACTTTAGACAATAATATAGATGCAATAcgatcaaaataaaaaataaaatctgCACGACTTAagtttttgtttaatagCATCGTTTTTAATGATCTAATTTGGTGTCCTTTGTTTAATTGATGCACTACGGGTATTTCATTGATCAATCTAGTATCAGAAAGACCTAAATGAATCAACTCTTTCAAATGttgttttgattttaattccAGCTTAGTTTTTATATGAGTAATTAGTAAATTAACTGCTACTGTATTGTCCCCAGTTGATGGTATTATAACATCTGCATTGTGTAAAGTTTGTCTTACATATTTTATAGTGTTTGGTCTTACAAATTTTTGCCAAGAGATCAAACAGCCTTCTAAGTCTCTACCCCTTGAAATAATGTCTCTTGTTAATCTTCTTGCTAAACAAACATCAAGATCGGCATCtacatatattttcaaatccaTAAGGTCTAGCAATCTTCTATCAAAAAGACCATAAATACCTTCTATCACAATAACACTTGCAGCATATATCGTGATGCTTTGGTCTGGAACACGGTTATGTTcaacaaaattatatttggGTATAACTGTTTTACGCCCCTCTTTCAGATTTAAAAGGCATTCATATGCTAAATCCAAATCAATGGCAGCAGGatcatcaaaatcaaaattgttattaaatGCTAGTTGACGTTCTTCTGGAGATAAAGGGTTATAGaaattatctaatgaaATAAGTACAGTCCAAGGTACATTTATTGATGACACAATTTTTGCAGCAACACTAGTTTTACCAGAACCAGAAGCTCCTCCAATTCCAATAATGTAAGGCTTGGTCCAAGGAGGCATATATTTAGACTCCACAGATTCGGTTAAAGAACTTTCTGAAGTATTTGTGGTGTCTATGCTATCTGTGTCAAGGTCATTGGTTGAACTCTCCTGAGAGGAGATAGTAGAGATTGGGTAATCATCGTCCATTGGCATTATTGACATATGAAGTCTTGATATAGCCCTTTTACCAATAAATTCTCAATAAACACACCA
This genomic stretch from Henningerozyma blattae CBS 6284 chromosome 1, complete genome harbors:
- the TBLA0A06700 gene encoding S8 family peptidase (similar to Saccharomyces cerevisiae YCR045C; ancestral locus Anc_6.313), translated to MQVAMLWIMVSCWYITVHAHEFIIDIKKPIPWFLESHIKPHLKKHMSIGSMDSWLVEIPTNLIDKFMDLSHYLDITPNVEVMAFEDMQIDFKDKYRDVNKDGGDCEEEKCNEEEEEEEEWCEEYDDGDEEEEEEGEFGHEKYSTQFNAPRHLSRASRITKLPTASNFTYNYYYPRDYQGANVTVYVLDSGIRMDHPEFEGRILEAYDFTDSGVGDNYGHGTSVAGIIGSKTYGVAKNVNLIDIKVLNNKGKGNVFSILQGLQFITKHCEENTNGNCIINASLGAINIQILNKAFEEVHNAGIPVICAAGNNAVNACWITPAGSKGVFTVGSFDDRDDTIATFSNWGRCVDMMAPGVYVRTLLYTNQKGSRESSGTSVSTPIVTGLAAILLSKGVPKENLYDEIRKMGSRDLLRNKEFSRLPGTPNLIVNIGPQKEDDVYPDDAYIDEERRYTTPATFVDTLNQKKRIHFTDNYDLVMSKFKFKMQDLKLNHLKKIII
- the SMM1 gene encoding tRNA-dihydrouridine(20) synthase (NAD(+)) (similar to Saccharomyces cerevisiae SMM1 (YNR015W); ancestral locus Anc_6.310); translated protein: MVTYAGKLVLAPMVRAGELPTRLLALKHGADLVWSPEIVDKKLIQCQKETNTKLNTIDFVIPSSNDKKPSTVVFRTYPKLEKNKLIFQMGTSDPTLAVEAAKIVINEVDGIDINAGCPKHFSIHSGMGAALLKTPEKLCSILSELVEKVGKPYNKPISVKIRILEDEQSTIELVEKICQTGIANLTVHCRTTPMRNREAPIRDYLQTINKICKKNNVSLIMNGAISNRTHFENLRQELGFGNELGGMIAENAESNPSVFNETPLPWFLTCKEYLSIAEQFDNHVGNTKYMLTRIVPGKSKFFQLFTRCKTSKEINYVKEQIDDKGELINDPTDYLEECRKEEKN
- the URK1 gene encoding uridine kinase URK1 (similar to Saccharomyces cerevisiae URK1 (YNR012W); ancestral locus Anc_6.307), with translation MSIMPMDDDYPISTISSQESSTNDLDTDSIDTTNTSESSLTESVESKYMPPWTKPYIIGIGGASGSGKTSVAAKIVSSINVPWTVLISLDNFYNPLSPEERQLAFNNNFDFDDPAAIDLDLAYECLLNLKEGRKTVIPKYNFVEHNRVPDQSITIYAASVIVIEGIYGLFDRRLLDLMDLKIYVDADLDVCLARRLTRDIISRGRDLEGCLISWQKFVRPNTIKYVRQTLHNADVIIPSTGDNTVAVNLLITHIKTKLELKSKQHLKELIHLGLSDTRLINEIPVVHQLNKGHQIRSLKTMLLNKNLSRADFIFYFDRIASILLSKVLDHMSYTSKVSIETQNGHQLADQILCRFDQITAVNIIPSGDCFMHSLKKTIPNISVSKILIQSDSKTGEPQLHCEYLAPNISQFKQVYLMESQIITGTSIIMAIRVLLDHDVKIENITIVLYMATEVGIKRILNAFGDKINIFVAHLVSNKDIHDGNKQWALKRFVDVKYFGC